In Rhizophagus irregularis chromosome 19, complete sequence, the following are encoded in one genomic region:
- a CDS encoding 26S protease regulatory subunit 8, which yields MGREGIKNYYRTKIEEAELTINEKTQNLRRLEAQRNALNAKVRLLREELQLLQEPGSYVGEVVKLMGKKKVLVKVHPEGKYVVDIAPDIDINQITPTCRVALRNDSYTLHKILPNKVDPLVSLMMVEKVPDSTYEMVGGLDKQIKEIKEVIELPVKHPELFESLGIAQPKGVLLYGPPGTGKTLLARAVAHHTDCKFIRVSGSELVQKYIGEGSRMVRELFVMAREHAPSIIFMDEIDSIGSSRIESGSGGGDSEVQRTMLELLNQLDGFEPTKNIKVIMATNRIDILDPALLRPGRIDRKIEFPPPSEAARADILKIHSRKMNLTRGINLRKIAEKMTGSSGAEVKAVCTEAGMYALRERRVHVTQEDFEMAVAKVMKKGEEQNESLRKLWK from the exons ATGGGTAGAGAAGGTATAAAGAACTACTATCGGACAAAAATTGAAGAAGCGGAGCTGACAATTAATGAAAAGACACAAAATTTAAGGCGTTTGGAAGCGCAAAGAAATGCATTGAACGCTAAAG TTCGATTGCTTAGAGAGGAACTACAGCTTTTGCAAGAACCCGGATCATATGTTGGTGAAGTAGTTAAACTTATGGGAAAGAAAAAAGTTCTTGTTAAAGTACATCCAGAAGGAAAATATGTTGTTGATATTGCTCCAGACATTGATATCAATCAAATCACACCAACTTGTAGAGTTGCTCTTCGCAATGATTCATACACACTTCACAAAATTTTGCCTAATAAAGTTGATCCACTTGTCTCATTAATGATGGTTGAAAAAGTACCAGATTCAACGTATGAAATGGTAGGAGGATTagataaacaaattaaagaaataaaagaagttaTAGAATTACCAGTAAAACATCCTGAATTATTCGAAAGTTTGGGTATCGCTCAACCTAAG ggAGTTTTGTTATATGGACCTCCTGGCACTGGGAAAACTCTACTGGCACGTGCTGTTGCTCATCATACAGATTGTAAATTCATTCGTGTTTCCGGTTCAGAGTTAGTGCAAAAATACATTGGAGAAGGAAGTCGAATGGTCAGAGAACTATTCGTTATGGCAAG AGAGCATGCAccatctattatatttatggaTGAAATTGATTCGATTGGATCTTCACGTATAGAGTCAGGTTCAGGAGGAGGTGATTCGGAAGTGCAAAGAACAATGTTAGAATTACTCAACCAGTTAGATGGTTTTGAAccaacaaaaaatattaag GTTATTATGGCAACAAATCGTATTGATATTCTTGATCCAGCGCTGCTGCGACCTGGTCGTATTGACAGAAAAATTGAATTCCCTCCACCATCTGAGGCt GCACGtgctgatattttaaaaattcattcgcgtaaaatgaatttaacaCGTGGGATTAATTTACGTAAAATAGCAGAGAAAATGACAGGATCTAGTGGTGCCGAAGTCAAGGCAGTTTGTACGGAAGCAGGTATGTATGCTCTTCGAGAACGTCGCGTGCATGTAACACAAGAAGATTTTGAAATGGCGGTAGCTAAAGTTATGAAGAAAGGAGAAGAACAAAATGAAAGTTTACGAAAACTTTGGAAGTAA